In Malus sylvestris chromosome 2, drMalSylv7.2, whole genome shotgun sequence, the genomic stretch GGTCGAGCTATTTGGTATACTCCAGCCGAACTGGGTCCATACCTTTCTCTCacatttgtggtagtaatcagatccgagaatttggtaaacttccgctaTTTACACTGCTGATTCAGGGGAgagttagaaacaaggaaggaCAGAAAAatattctccagtcaaaattagatcggatttataaacttcagaattgtactcattcatggatgtAATCATGATGTGCTTTAGGCaatatctttcatgattagacaatCCGTAGAAgcaagccaaagagccatggaatcctcaatcgggaggtatttccatttgtaatgctttaagcataagtcttcgaatgaagatcatggcggaggcttattcagctcttccatgccattgttgccTTCAATGATTTCTCAGCTTATTGATAGTCAAGTgaagattcacgtcttgtaccccacataaagtggtttctattagaaaagtccaaatcaggaaaatcgTACTTGTGACGGTTCATcaatccactgaattggagggaacaagattgttagtggtgctatgggaatgaatcatccataagcatcaaagttagaacattcaagttctaagacatggttttcatgaaaaacgtcgggttttcatgggtgtattgttttatgaaaactttgggtttcaaagACACTAAATTTGACACTACagattcaatttagtttatgaacgtttggttcataaaagagaggttcctgcaagaacatagaatgcaatatacatctaagtgtagtggatttgaggttcttcgggaactcaagtgtgagagcttcgggactacgaaagtaAGTCAACAgtttaaagaaaagaaataaattattgaatcgttaatgtccaaaagttatcttcaggtcaataattttggattcattatcagattaatgactgttggtcacttttaattaattcaatagatcgggaccattcgaggtcgattgtagaagcaaaataatgactTCGGATCATATTCACTTTAGATGGTTTCAAgccaaataattaataaacttaaGCCTAAATAAGGCTTAGCCGTGGGTGTGGGCAAAAAGCAGAAtgggccaaaaaaaaaagattttggtCGTGAGATTCATGGCAGCCCAATAGAGATCTGATGGTTGTTGTCCAAAAAGAAGGGCATGCATTAAAGCTGCAGGTTTGGGCTCGGGTTATGGCTGTAAGGAGCAGCCCAATATGCATGCAGGCTGCAGACATGCAGCAAAAATGGGccgagagaaagaaaaaaaaaagcattacaAGCAGCAGACTTGCTGTTGCAAAGCGGGCCAAATCGAGTTGGGATATGCCCAGCCGACTGGGCTGGCTGTGGTACACACGGGCTGGGGTAATAAGAAGCCCAGTAGGCCAAAGGCTTACAGCGTGTGGGTTGAGGCAAAGCGGGAGCCCAGCAAACGGCTTCAAGCTATGCTTAGCTTGGACTCGGGGGTGGACCAAGGGCTACAGGCCCTTGGGTAAGTcaacccatattttttttctttttcttttttttttctttttgacatTGTTAGGGGTTAGGAAAACCCTagaattgcttctaatttattttgattcttcgactcacaaattccacatagcaatttaattgcgtaatgcatgaaacaaatatatatattgacaaatatataaacatatacaatatatatatatatatatatatatatatatatatatatatatcggaaggaaaatataaacataggggtTTATGCAttatggggaatgttttcatgcttcaaggtcgttttaaatatcttactttattttaagcgtacctaattggcagaaaacaacaaaagcctttgaatttgtaaaaGATCATTCTCGGAAAGCCGGAATTGCTTCTCCAAAgggttgtatcacgttcaacatagaaaaattaaattgaatcaatagcatgtagatcaattcaaaataataaattaatcataaaaaagaatgattaaaacgtagtactcccctgattgaagatcaaactctctttagcgcagcgttaagagcgtgctgataacgtgttgtaagcataatttactgaacaattatggaggctatagtgagagggagagagtgcggcatagagaagaagagagatgtgtaattgtgggtgtctattattccaccccattgtgtctttatttatagtagtaaggaaggttaattccttaccctttaggatcacaacatttaataggtaatctactcctaataggaatataagaggtATTTCAAGATAtactaagatttacacaatcacattcctaatctaataggactgtaacaggtaaattaattttcacaaaaaaatataGGCAGCAACGACATTAAAAATTAGatgtaaaagaaaaaacatattagAAATTAGatcaataaaaaggaaaaaactgaaaatcCCATCCCCACCGGTTAATATACTTGCACATGCCAATTCAATAGAATTTTACAATAAATTCCACTAAATATGTGTGTTGGATTTCTAAATTCATTAGGAgtatgattatgtaaatctTAGTATATTATGTGTACGATCCTATGAGatcttttcaataattttctagTTGTAATTGTTTTACTTGAAGAGCaatgattctctctctctctctctctctctctctctctctctctctctctctctctctctctctctctctctctctctctctctctctctctctctaagcacTATAAATAAATGCAAAATGGGCTGATAAATCATCACCACAAAATTCCTCAAGCCCTTTTCTCCCTTCTATTCTCTCTAGCCAATTTCCCTCAGTAAAATAGGCCTACATTAGTTTGAACATAATGAAGGGGCACTTTATgatgaaaataaagaaaagaaaaatagtttagttttgaGTGCTAGTAGAATATAGGTAATATGAGGAGGAGAAGTGAGAAGGTGACCAAGAGGATTGTTAGCCTTccatttaattaaatatatcaAAAATGTAATTAAAGGTattttagagcatctccaacagAGATGTCAAACTTTAAATATCAAAATGATATTTGGTggtgaggctaaacccacccgcttccccttagtataaataatatcgtttgttaaaaaaaaagaaaaagatatttGGTTGCTTATGTGGCAACTTGACAATTCGTACAATTTTTTGCTCCACTCGATAAGTTAAATAATAATgtcattttataatatttttttttcatctctttctGGAGTCCAATATTGAGACAACCAATCAAATACTTGAAAATACAATAACACTTTATTATATattgcatcaattatcaaaaaattattaaataaatttaacagctactgtcaaatttgacaacatAAGGCTTTGCCTTCAATTGATTAAGTAGTAACGTAAGAAAATGTAGGCACGGTTGGAGAATGTTTGTTGCCATTTTTTACTATTGTATGTCTATATGACATTTTTTTACATTACATTTGGAGACACTCTTGACCGTCCACAAATCAAAAATTTGTGTAGTCAactataattaataaatttgcGTATGTAAAGCCTAGTCATTGGGCTTTATCCAAATAAAAGAAGTATGTTAGGATTTatacaataataaataaatagagaaatgctaaggagactctcttaaAAGTAATACTTTCTATGGACTTTCCATGAAGTCTTCatcacctcatgtttttggtACAATTCTTGCACCAACATATAAAACATTGGGCCAAAAAACATAAGGTGGTGAAAAGTTCCACTTTTAAGGGAGTCTACTATCTCACCAATAAATATCAAGAGCTGAAGTCATATTTCTTATTTAAGTAAGAAGCAAATCATTGACAAATGTAAAGAAATCTTTTCAAGATATGTTATGTCATATATCTTTTAAAGTCCATGTCCATATTGGATCCACTTGTGAACTTCCCAGATTGGAAATTTAATTTGGGTTGTGGCTTATGTATTTGCTTAAACATGAAGTGTTGTCTAAGAATGACGTGCGGCGCATTGCACAATTAAATAGTCCAAAATCcattgtgtttgtttgtttgttttttttttttaacaaacgatatttttTATACTAAGAGCATCATCTGTAACTGGCTCTATTGGGGACTAGAAAAGTGGTAGATATAGTCCATTTTAGAGCTCTCAGAAGAATATGCACAAACACCTGATATGCATAAATCAAGATTCGAAGAACCACACAGAAACATGGATCAAGAACCctagaaatgaagaagaattcGTCAAGAGAAGATCAGAGAATGAGGGCGGAAGTAGAAGATTCAAGATTGATGAACCGTCAAGTTGTTAAGCTTTTCCGTcgattgataccatgtaaacATAGATAGAGGTATCTTGCGGAGAAAGATATTCaagcaagaaaaagaaagagagattgagagaaagAGATTTAGACAAACAAAGTGGATCTTTTACTAATGATTTCAGAAAGATTACAAGGGAGTTATCTACAAGGATATATATCCAAACTACATTGCTTACAGACTAAGCTAACTTTTGGCTCACAGATTAATAACACTTGTCTAACTAACCATAGGATTAAAAGATGAATACTGTTAACATTCCTCTCAATCACATGATTGGATTTTCCAAGCCTGGGATTGAAACTGTGAGTTTGAAACAAAGGAGCAGACAATCCCTTAGTAAGTATATCTGCAAACTGCTCATTAGAAGCCACAAAATGAACCTGCAGAATCTTCTTACAACCCTTTAACAAATTGAATATCAATCTCGATATATTTAGTGCGTTGATGCAGAATGGGATAATAAGCAAGAGCTATAAAAGAAAGGTTGTCATAGAACAAAGTATGTGGAGAAGAAAGATCAATATGCATAAAAGCAAGAAGTTGTTTAATTCATTCTATCTCAATTGCAGTAGAAAAAAGTGCCCTATAATCAGCTTCAGTGGATAATCTAGACACAGTATTTTGCTTCTTTGAAGACCATGATATAGGATTAGATCCTAGAAAATAACTAATCCAGTTGTAGACCTCCTATCATTATGGTCACCTGTCCAATTAGCATCACTAAAAGCATACAAATCCAAATCCCCTTTGCCAAACTAATCCCAAAATTCTGGGTGCCTTTCAAATATCTAAGTATCTTTTTTAAAGCAACAAAGTGGATTGCGTAGGACAATGACAAACTTgatgcaaaatatatatatatatatatatatatatatatatatatatatatatatattgggtcTATTATATGAGGCTGGATTATTAAATACTTCTATATAAGACTGGATTATTAAATGGTTTCCCATCACCCCTTAACAATTTGTTACAAGGCAAGCATGGGTCAAGGTTCAAccatttgttattaaatggtttccCATTCATCTTTTCAAGATATATGTTTCGTCGCTTATCCACTAAAGTATTCGAGTTGGGTATACTTTTGAACCTTAATACGTGTCAACATTTAAGCCAATTGTTAGTTTGGTGATCTCTGTCTATATATAGAAGGAAGACGAGAGATGCAAACCAAATAAGGAAATTGAGAGTTAATGATACTGAAAATGGAAAACATGACAGAGAAGCTCCTTttgttttaccttttatttatGTGCGTAGCAAAAGCTAGTACCTCAACCCCATTCCCAATTCACAACCAAACTCAAAGTCCAAAACATTTTGTGCTTATACATGGTGCTTGTTCTGGAGCATGGAGTTGGTATAAGGTGGCGACTCTCCTGAAGAACTCAGGTCACAATGTCACAGCTCTAGACTTGGGAGCATCTGGGATCAACCCGATCCAGGTAGAGCAACTCCCTTCGTTATCGGAATACGTCGACCCTTTGACTAAGGTCATGGTGTCTCTACCACCAAATGAAAAGGTTATCCTTGTGGCTCATAGCTTGGGTGGAGCCGTCATATCTATTTTCATGGAGAGGTTTCCTCAGAAAATTGTTGCTGCGGTATATGTTACAGTTGTCATGTCTGGTCCTACTCTCAATTACTCAACTATATTTGCAAAGGTAATGAATTTCATATATTCTAAAAGTTCTGCTATGTACAGAAATCTCaataaactaattgttctctAAAATAATAACCTTGGTTGATAATAAAATCTTCTGATCCCAACTCGGGTCAATGTATTAAGAAAATAATCTCGCTAAATGCATACGATAATAAATTTTCTCAAAATCCAgtgaatatataaaataatattaataaaatacaagaaaaaaataaCACATAAAATTCATAATACATACTTAGGATCATTTCTCTAGTCATATTCACTTTCTGTTGATATTGGAGAAACCCACTCATACAATACTTTTTCTAGCTCGGAATATTTTGCTGGTTTGTGCCTTAacattcatgtttttttttcatctcattcCACACATACTATGTTGAACTTTTAAGAGTGTTTGATATTGGGATTGGTTGATAGAGATTATCTGATACTTTTGTTGAACCCATTGTTTGCCAATCTTTTAATTAACAAGAAGCAAGATTGTAAAGCCCTGCCCCGAAATATTTATATTCAGGAAATAATTCTGATGATCGGCCAAATTCAatacttttgtttattttattaccATTAAACACTATACTTTATTTGAATCCCTAATTACTCACAAAATCTACAAATAAAATCTACAACCAAAATTTacttacaaaaaacaaaagacttAATTTCTTCTTATTCATCGAATTACTTTTCTTAAATCAACTTCCCAACAAATATAATTCTTGATTATTTAAGGTTGCATCTGACCCCTGTTAAACTGCCTCCGTACCCTTAAGcgggatcaagcctttcgtagttcaccatttcAATAAACTCCTATCACCACTGCAAGTCATTACTACATACATGTAAACATAGTAACCCTTATGAGATGTATAGGCACATAGCTTCAGAACGTGAATTGTCaaattggttttggtttcaGTGTAGTAATGCATATAGATATGTATACTTATTAAGACACCCATTTTAACATTCAAACAAAGAAAGTGATGTATAAACATGAAGCACTTAATCAAAATAGTAATCACACGGAATCAGATTTGTCAAACTATTGATATCTATATTAGCCCTAACCTTACCAACCAATATAATTTAAATACAATCACAATCAATTACTATATGCATACCCCTTTCAAGTTCTATATCAAAACATAGAGCCAATAGTACATATAAAAGCAATAATCTAACTATGGTTTGATAATAATTAGATGGACTAATTGTAGTAAATAAAATAGCTTGTTTCCTTCAAAACCAATCCGATTGGATTGTAAAAAGTGAGTGAGGAAAATATGAATGTACTTATAGATACACATGTAGATAAAACCACCTGCATATATTTTCTCTTTATACGTAATTATGTATTTAGTATACAATCATTTGGAAAACAACCAGCTTCCTGAAGTGGACTAGTCGAAATACTTTGCCAAGGGTAGGAATACAACAATATAGCTTTCTGCAAAATACAAGTCTTCAGAAACAGGACAATTAAACAAAACATCCTTCTCAGCTTTTATACCATTCTAGGGTTTAGgcatttgcatatatataatactaGTTTTGTAAACAATAGCTAATCCATGACAGATTAACTGAAAGAAATATTAATAAGAATTAGCTAAACGGATAAGATAAAGAGAGTTGGGAATATGAACCCCTACTGCAGGTTGACATCCCAAACGAGAAGGATACGAATATCTTCAACTCCCTTCTCTCTGCTCCTAATTAATTTCTAATCCCTTCCTTCCATTTgtcctttcttctctttatttttgGGTCGACTAATGGGGAGAAACCAATAAGCTCGTAAGGCTGTTCGTCAAGACTATCTGCACATCCTTTCCCAgttctttctcttttccctgGTAGTGTTTTGGTGATCAGACTCGCAGGAATCGTTCCCCATAGGTGTCCTCTCCaaccacccaaaaaaaaaaaaaaatcaagagaaGAGGGAGTCCCCCCTGGAAGGGATACGAGTTCTTCTCCCCCCACCTttttctcgatccttctccacCTCTCCACTGCCTTTCACGTGGCATCCCCATTGCTCCAGATTTTTTTTCTGGAGCCTTACAAATTAATGACAAAATGACTATTTTGTCCCCGACTTCAATCGTTAATAACTTTTTTGTTATCATTCCatttcacgaacggttttcACCTACACTTGTGGAATCGTCCTCTATCCAGATATGTCAAGAAATACgataaaatatatgaggatGAAATACGTCCTCGTAAAATTTCGTTTAATCaactaggggcattttcatctTTTCCCCTTATCGATAGATTTtttttcacataatcatatattataaatttttttagggTATTACAGAGATGCTCATTTTTAAACTCGCACATGCTCTCCATATCTCATCACtcaatttagatttttttattcctttcaaATGAGATGTCATAGATGAACAAGTAGTTATGATAATTGTAATGTTTAGGAGTTAAGAGATTACTTATATATCAGGAGAAATCAAGTTCTCAtcactcattttttttattatattgattgaaattttatttcttttttatttttgatcaaGTCCTTTAGAATTTATCCATGTCATTagttcaataataaaatatttacatgcTAACATTTTTAAatgttataattaaaaaaaaattcaaatatatttATTTGGTGTTGGAAACGTTACATTTGATATATTGAATttgtctttattttttaattaactaacaaataattttgttaaaaaatgtATAGGTTACCAAAAGATTTGATTTTATGGACTCTCAATTTAGATATGATAACGGGACCAACAACCCTGCAACCTCCCTTCTCTTTGGGCCTAAGGTATTGGCGACAAGTTTTTTGCAGCTCTCACCACAACAAGGTAAGtcttaaacttaattaaagtgTGTCTATTGCAGTATATAGGATCCCTATCGTGTTCTCTTAATTAACACACACCAGAAAGATAAAGTGTAGTGTAAGAGTAGAGCACTAATAGTTTCCAATTATAAGTTGGGGCTTTCCAATATTGGTTAgctaatatttttttgttttatgtttgtaATGGACAGGATTTAACTCTAGCATTATCGTTGGTGAGATTTTCTCCTTTATATAATTATGATCTAATAAAACTCACGGAGGAGAATTATGGATCAGTTCGTAGAATATTCATTGTGTCCCCCAAGACCGTGCGATAGTGTTGGATGTGCAAAATTACATGATCAATAACAATCCCCCAAATGAAGTGAAAGTGATAATCGGTTCTGATCACTTGGTCATGCTCTCTAAACCTGTGGAGTTGTTCTTCCATCTCCAAAATATTGCTGAGAAATATGCATAAAGACATTAATGGACATGATTAATTCAGGCATGCTAGCCTGCGTTGCATGCACCATGGTACCAAATGCAAATGAATAAATGAGAGTTATTTTCAACTACCAATAATTACGTGTCcatgaactttaattcaagAGGCATGACGTACTACTATAAACATGGTCCCTGCGTTTAGCTCTGGCTTGTGGTGGCTTCTCATCTttcaaatttatgtttttttttaatttttttttaattgggttGCCTAGCAACTACCCCCTTCTATTAAAAATCTATCCAATCTTTGTAAGGTATCTCTCTATTTAAAGGGCTCTATATGCCCTCAAAATACAGTCAATtagttaatttttaaaaattaatctaAGAAGAGAATGTTGAGTTAATTTACGATTAATGACATTAAGCGAGTTTCGTTGCTCCTAGTTGAGTGAATCCCAAGTTTGTATCTCTCGTCTCTTCAAGACCCTTGGCTTGTTCTCATCAAGTTTGATAGCTCAACAACTTAATTAACTACCGTATAATAATTCAAAAGGTATCACTTAATTTCATAGTAAGAAAATCAGAACAAAATAGTTCCTGTAAACAACGTTGGGTTAAGACAACTAAAGAACGGCATCTGCCCTAGACGGCTGTACGTAGGCGTTTAAACCAATAATTGTCATAGTATACAAACGTCACTACTGCCGCTCGACGgcattttattatataaatagcGTTTATTTTGATCAAGCTAAACAAACTAGACGAAATCaaagaattatatatatatatatatatatatatatatatatatatattatgtactgTGTAAGATTAAAAATCTAATAAAGCCAAAGAATATAATGTTTGAAAAGAATACTACGGGCAACTTAGAGTGGGGAATATTGTTAGATTTCTAATGCTATCAATGCATCCACCAAAGCCTGAATAATTTTCCTTATTgaatgagaaaaataaattgagaATTTAGAcaaaagttagaatttataaCTTAGCATgaactatatttttttatttggatttataaatatagaaatttagaattttggtGTGGATAAAAATTAGAATTTGAGACCtctaattttcaagtttaaattctatgtaaataattattatttccaaatttttatgagtaagagtttaacaataaaaaaatacaaaaagctGATCAACCAAGAGTTGCCACCACCACTAGTGGCGGAGCCAGAATTCTGAATGAGGATGGGTCTTtcacaaatatgtatatatatatatatatatatatatatatatatatatatatatatatatatgagtgtgtaaaaagttgaattcataacatgttgacatatgcaatttgtgtaatcctcacaaaattgaaaaaattctcttaaattcaatactaagaagaaaaaaatgtaaaaactcagacaaccaagtaagaggtaggttgtggaaggttaaagaaaatacaaagaagtagaaaaagaaggaaaagggggaGAGGTCTGCAAATAAAGGTGGGTTGCTTTAGAAAATTATAGGGTTATTACTGTTAGGTGAGAGAATCGAACCAGAAGTGGGGTTgctttttccatttaaaattgCACATCTCTTTTAAAACTCCCCTGCCAAACTTATCGTTTCATTAGATAGCCgaaaagatttaaaatcaaaataGCTTAACGACATcgtttgcttcatcttcttccatgagGTTCACACCTCAGATGAAGTCAGGATGGGCCGGGGACTACCCTAATCCCTTGGTGGCTCCGCCCTTGACCACCACATACCACTGTTGCCGCCACACTACCACCACCCGCCACTATCACCATCGCCACCACTATCCACACCACAGTCACTACCACCATTACTAGTATATCTCCTAACTacaatctgtttttttttttttttttttttgtcaaattaactACAATCTCTCATTTATATATTAATGACTCTATACACATATTGCATTCCGTATTtaaatttcattgttcttttaagtTAGCCGAACAATAAAATTCACAAGAtctataaaaatgaaattccGTCATTTTGGGTAATCTTATATTTATTTATCCAAACGCAGTGTTGATTCGACTTATTCACTGACTTTTCCAAAATTGTTATCATCGAATATACTAAGCTTAATCTTaatctttttaataaaaaatacatatattttcACGACTACAAACGCAATAGAAAGACAAAATGCAGATCGAGTGATCAAATGAAGGATTTCATGAATATAAAAGGCAAGCCTAGACCAAATGCAGCTATGCCAAGGAAAGAGAGGCTAAAATAGTTAAGAAACATGTCTTCCTCATCCCCAAACCCAGATGCCAATAAGAAGCATTTTGTGCTGATTCACGGAGCCTGTCATGGGGCATGGTGCTGGTATAAGTTATCAGCTTTACTAACCTCTGCAGGTTACGATGTCACAGCCCTAGACCTAGCAGCAAGTGGGATCCACCCAAAGGAGGTAAAATATGTACAGACCTTCTCGGATTATGCTGAGCCATTGATCAAATTCATGGAGACTCTCCCACCAGAGGAGAGCGTTATCCTGGTAGGCCACAGCTTCGGTGGGCCCGTCATATCTATTGCCATGGAGATGT encodes the following:
- the LOC126613929 gene encoding methyl jasmonate esterase 1-like — its product is MILKMENMTEKLLLFYLLFMCVAKASTSTPFPIHNQTQSPKHFVLIHGACSGAWSWYKVATLLKNSGHNVTALDLGASGINPIQVEQLPSLSEYVDPLTKVMVSLPPNEKVILVAHSLGGAVISIFMERFPQKIVAAVYVTVVMSGPTLNYSTIFAKVTKRFDFMDSQFRYDNGTNNPATSLLFGPKVLATSFLQLSPQQDLTLALSLVRFSPLYNYDLIKLTEENYGSVRRIFIVSPKTVR